One window from the genome of Candidatus Hydrogenedentota bacterium encodes:
- a CDS encoding DUF2723 domain-containing protein, with protein sequence MKNTIFNHLLFKRRLLVLVFIVAVAVRLFHISQQSIWFDEYLTYIALQSGSPLTCMYNLFFYVAEMAITPIYFLVSYSIAFISNNNIAALRIFNIITGLLSLTLLYFLVVRLSGHRAGLAAALCLTLSPQHIWHNQEIRPYSLLFLFCLAATWSLLKWHDKDSRKWFFVNCLFNGLLIFTHLFGILFLLPQGLYLLVRKEFKTFFRWSAAHMIFVVLLLLAVAAQPHLSEGYHPKGELSLSFIFLYFLPSLYMRSFCADALCWHSGLWPWFESTLSTAAPPWLSAFLKVRPIFDRTLTFLILVSIFWFVLLGWRHRPQNTITSDTISKSKWDEWILIVSIIFIPSTTLIILTLITWTNFSDYGHDIYTMIGIYAVIGIFLARLPLRYFRVAIVTLTILYGYQSILFFSGSTRTDWRSAAIYVKEHAQTNDIILDLFWYGPVSRKTPYFLDSSLEMCRVNTLISASDKAASFFNRPETDPKGASAWLLMETYSWREWFPNLDLIPLLRKTLDSRGLTFDIQEFPGALNMAAIRISQSLSEEYTFDPEPYPQLWMTDYNQILKTLGLENETADRRREILRNLETSIGIWPGVSACGRVSFPLDLIQLGDFTLAKAVAQQHILDNPSFGLGYLALALGWVAEGEKQRGWAAYQSACSHHLGIHYFFDGYFDALCNGNNLCAARDGLTEIYRLNVPIFYETAAYVLETIEKRQSQHENYDASEPVQSDGHSATTKPLDATNQFESYHFVGESLPLPDLWCYEDPGEKTTPWIDRLFAEQESSSRFIQWFPLQKYIRIFGITYYIRESSNFEAALKQCRKLIAQLPFEKKLYGVLDELLVSTNNPELYVQEWQHCASFNPEIASYAASRIAEAGKDWFKADRAGAAIHAYLSACALDDQNNTYMLRLAQLYDLCNATDDAIHWYCRVLENRSDLSSVLDRVQLLMANGTPAKNVAVLKELYGAHPDTWLFGILYGQTLELIEAYQDAMDVYEEMGRFYPNQPHTLLAACRCLRLIKALDSALQELDEITKNFPESKALIAYEYINLGQAFEKEMDLASAHQCFNTAIELGEYKDLAFYSLGISLLINNNLTAAKDALTLAIAYNAENPGYQCALAETEIKMGNEEAAILLLQEALRLSPEDTAITARLDQVLSQRRDKKAQLLFWEDLFAEFPDSQIIKNLLEDVKSR encoded by the coding sequence ATGAAAAACACTATTTTTAACCATCTTCTTTTTAAGCGGCGATTATTAGTACTCGTCTTTATTGTTGCCGTTGCAGTGCGCTTGTTTCATATTTCTCAACAATCAATTTGGTTTGATGAATACCTCACCTACATAGCGCTGCAAAGTGGCTCTCCTTTGACCTGTATGTATAATTTATTTTTTTATGTAGCGGAAATGGCAATTACGCCTATCTATTTTTTAGTAAGTTATTCTATCGCTTTTATTTCGAACAATAATATCGCTGCGTTACGAATTTTTAATATAATAACGGGCTTGCTCTCCTTGACATTGCTGTATTTTTTGGTTGTACGCCTCAGCGGTCATCGTGCGGGGCTAGCCGCTGCCTTGTGCCTCACGTTATCTCCTCAACACATCTGGCACAACCAAGAAATTCGCCCCTACAGTCTTTTATTTCTTTTTTGTCTCGCAGCAACTTGGTCCTTGTTGAAATGGCATGACAAGGATTCGCGTAAATGGTTCTTTGTGAATTGTCTCTTTAATGGGCTGCTTATTTTTACCCATCTTTTCGGTATCTTATTTTTGCTTCCTCAAGGATTGTATTTGTTAGTTAGAAAAGAGTTCAAGACTTTTTTTCGATGGTCAGCAGCTCACATGATTTTTGTTGTCTTATTGCTGTTGGCAGTCGCCGCACAACCTCATCTTTCAGAAGGATATCATCCCAAAGGCGAATTGTCTTTGTCCTTTATTTTTTTATATTTTCTCCCAAGTTTATATATGCGTAGTTTTTGCGCCGATGCGCTTTGTTGGCATTCCGGTCTTTGGCCATGGTTCGAATCAACGTTGAGTACAGCCGCCCCCCCATGGCTCTCTGCGTTTTTAAAGGTACGCCCTATTTTTGACCGAACACTGACCTTTCTTATCTTGGTGAGTATTTTTTGGTTTGTTTTATTGGGATGGCGACACAGACCCCAAAATACAATTACAAGTGACACTATATCCAAGTCAAAATGGGATGAATGGATATTGATAGTTTCCATTATCTTTATTCCCTCAACCACGCTCATAATATTGACCTTGATTACATGGACTAACTTTTCTGATTATGGTCATGATATTTATACAATGATCGGGATTTATGCGGTCATAGGTATCTTTCTCGCCAGACTTCCTTTACGGTATTTTCGAGTTGCCATCGTCACATTGACAATCCTGTATGGTTATCAAAGTATTCTTTTTTTTTCAGGAAGCACAAGAACTGACTGGCGTTCTGCGGCAATCTATGTTAAAGAACATGCACAAACAAATGACATTATCCTCGATTTATTTTGGTATGGTCCTGTATCACGTAAAACCCCTTATTTTTTAGATTCATCCTTGGAAATGTGTCGTGTTAACACATTGATTTCAGCATCAGATAAAGCTGCTTCCTTTTTTAATCGCCCTGAGACAGATCCTAAAGGGGCTTCAGCATGGCTTTTAATGGAAACCTACTCTTGGCGCGAATGGTTTCCAAATCTTGATCTTATTCCTCTGTTACGCAAAACCCTTGATTCACGAGGATTGACTTTCGATATCCAGGAGTTTCCGGGAGCATTAAACATGGCTGCTATACGGATTTCTCAGTCTTTATCAGAAGAATATACATTCGACCCGGAACCGTACCCTCAACTTTGGATGACCGATTACAACCAAATACTAAAAACTCTTGGATTAGAGAATGAAACTGCTGATAGAAGACGAGAAATTTTGCGTAATCTTGAAACAAGTATTGGGATCTGGCCCGGAGTCAGCGCATGTGGAAGGGTAAGTTTTCCTCTAGATTTAATTCAGTTGGGAGACTTCACATTGGCGAAAGCGGTAGCTCAGCAACATATTCTTGATAATCCTTCTTTCGGACTTGGCTACCTCGCTCTGGCTTTGGGATGGGTCGCTGAAGGAGAGAAGCAGCGTGGGTGGGCCGCTTATCAATCAGCATGCTCCCACCATCTGGGTATACATTATTTTTTTGACGGTTATTTTGATGCCCTTTGTAATGGGAACAATCTTTGTGCTGCTCGGGATGGACTGACAGAAATTTATCGACTTAATGTACCTATATTTTATGAAACGGCAGCCTACGTATTAGAAACCATAGAAAAGCGACAAAGCCAACACGAAAACTATGATGCGTCAGAACCCGTTCAGAGCGATGGGCACAGCGCCACAACAAAGCCTTTAGACGCGACGAACCAATTTGAATCCTATCATTTTGTTGGAGAAAGCCTCCCCCTTCCGGATTTATGGTGCTACGAGGATCCGGGAGAAAAAACAACGCCGTGGATAGATCGCCTATTCGCAGAACAGGAAAGCAGTTCCCGATTTATCCAGTGGTTTCCTTTGCAAAAATACATCCGAATTTTCGGTATAACCTACTATATTCGGGAAAGCAGCAATTTTGAGGCCGCATTGAAACAGTGTAGAAAACTTATCGCGCAATTACCTTTTGAAAAGAAATTGTACGGAGTTTTGGATGAACTCCTCGTCTCCACGAACAATCCGGAACTTTATGTACAAGAATGGCAGCATTGCGCGTCTTTCAATCCGGAAATAGCTTCTTATGCAGCAAGCCGGATTGCTGAAGCGGGAAAGGATTGGTTTAAAGCAGACAGGGCGGGCGCCGCTATACACGCTTATCTTTCAGCTTGTGCCCTCGACGACCAAAACAATACCTATATGCTGCGCTTAGCACAGCTCTACGACCTTTGCAATGCCACGGATGATGCGATTCATTGGTATTGCCGCGTACTAGAAAATAGATCGGACTTAAGTAGTGTTTTAGATCGAGTCCAACTATTAATGGCAAACGGAACACCGGCAAAGAACGTGGCTGTTTTAAAAGAGCTGTATGGAGCCCATCCTGATACCTGGCTATTCGGAATACTCTATGGTCAAACGCTGGAATTAATAGAAGCCTATCAAGATGCAATGGATGTTTATGAGGAAATGGGTCGCTTTTATCCCAATCAACCGCACACCTTGTTGGCCGCTTGCAGATGCCTGCGACTCATTAAAGCATTAGATTCTGCATTGCAGGAATTGGATGAAATTACAAAGAACTTCCCCGAATCCAAAGCTTTAATCGCTTACGAATACATCAATCTTGGGCAAGCCTTCGAAAAGGAAATGGACTTAGCTTCCGCTCACCAATGTTTCAATACAGCCATAGAATTAGGTGAATATAAGGATCTTGCCTTTTATAGTTTAGGAATTTCCTTACTCATCAACAACAATCTCACCGCGGCTAAGGACGCGTTAACGCTTGCTATTGCGTATAATGCCGAAAATCCCGGATACCAATGCGCCTTGGCAGAAACTGAAATCAAGATGGGTAATGAGGAAGCCGCTATTTTGCTTTTGCAAGAAGCACTGCGTCTGTCACCGGAGGACACAGCCATTACAGCGCGTTTGGATCAGGTCTTATCTCAACGTCGTGACAAAAAGGCGCAACTCCTTTTTTGGGAAGACTTGTTCGCAGAATTTCCTGATTCCCAAATTATCAAAAATTTACTGGAAGACGTTAAAAGCAGGTGA
- a CDS encoding D-alanine--D-alanine ligase: MGNKATVAVLMGGLSLEHEVSLRSGEGVAAALLAMGYRVIKITICKDGRWQLGAEPPMSVFKGLRLLETEHVDCVFIALHGTYGEDGRIQGLLDVLGFPYTGSGCAASALCMDKSRSKDVVAASGVSTALKFCVTLSEWQERPQQVINRSMDLMGFPVVLKAPCQGSSCGLAIVQNEDEFTRNMNEILLLEGLVMVEAYITGLEVTCSVLDTIQAGSPQALPVTEIRPKESSFFDYYSKYTPGATREITPAQIGESLTQQVQEQAVAAHTSLGCQSWSRSDFIIGEKGPVWLEVNTLPGLTETSLFPQAAAEAGISYNELVCMLTEDAMDRHRLTSSTG; encoded by the coding sequence ATGGGAAATAAAGCAACTGTAGCCGTGTTGATGGGAGGATTGAGTCTGGAGCATGAAGTGTCGCTGCGATCAGGCGAAGGCGTTGCCGCCGCACTGCTCGCCATGGGCTATCGTGTGATAAAGATCACAATTTGTAAGGATGGTCGCTGGCAACTGGGGGCTGAGCCGCCCATGTCCGTATTTAAAGGATTGCGCCTTCTCGAGACTGAACACGTGGACTGTGTTTTTATAGCCCTCCATGGTACATACGGGGAGGATGGGCGAATTCAGGGATTGCTGGACGTGCTGGGATTTCCCTATACAGGATCGGGCTGTGCTGCCAGCGCCTTATGCATGGATAAATCCAGGTCCAAAGATGTCGTTGCAGCCTCGGGTGTTTCAACAGCCCTTAAGTTTTGCGTGACCCTTAGCGAGTGGCAAGAGCGCCCGCAACAGGTTATCAACCGTTCGATGGATCTCATGGGATTCCCCGTTGTGCTGAAAGCGCCTTGTCAAGGATCTAGTTGCGGTCTTGCGATTGTTCAAAATGAAGATGAATTTACACGGAACATGAATGAGATTTTGCTCTTGGAAGGGCTCGTCATGGTAGAGGCGTACATTACAGGACTTGAAGTAACCTGTTCAGTACTTGATACAATACAGGCTGGATCGCCGCAAGCTTTACCGGTGACGGAAATTCGACCGAAAGAATCCTCATTCTTTGACTACTACTCCAAATATACGCCGGGGGCAACGCGAGAAATTACGCCCGCACAAATTGGAGAATCATTGACTCAACAAGTTCAGGAACAAGCGGTAGCAGCCCATACCAGTTTGGGTTGCCAAAGCTGGAGTCGCAGCGATTTTATTATTGGAGAAAAGGGACCGGTCTGGTTAGAAGTGAATACACTGCCCGGATTGACTGAAACCTCCTTATTCCCGCAGGCGGCTGCCGAGGCGGGTATCTCCTATAATGAACTGGTTTGTATGTTGACAGAAGACGCGATGGATCGGCATCGCCTCACAAGCAGCACAGGATAA
- a CDS encoding diaminopimelate epimerase — MMSIAFTKLHGLGNDYLFIDTARHEIVDPAALSRAMSHRHLGVGADGIILVMPGETHPFRMRIFNADGSEAETCGNGIRCFAKYVYERAMIHETNFTIETLAGPNHVELKVEAGKVISVRSNMGTPKFERDQIPMLGAPGKVLKESLRLDDGQEFLVTCANIGNPHAVVFVEDATKIPLAEWGPKIENHPAFPERTNVEFVSIVDRKNIVMRIWERGSGITMASGSGSCGSALASMITDQTDRSIAVHLTFGALTVTWAEDNNVYQEGPATEVYSGLWPE, encoded by the coding sequence ATAATGAGCATTGCATTTACAAAGCTACATGGATTGGGCAACGACTATTTGTTCATTGATACTGCCCGTCACGAAATAGTAGATCCCGCCGCCTTATCGCGCGCCATGAGCCATAGGCATCTGGGCGTCGGTGCAGACGGCATTATATTGGTTATGCCCGGCGAGACCCATCCCTTCCGTATGCGTATTTTCAACGCCGATGGAAGCGAGGCAGAAACCTGCGGCAATGGAATCCGTTGCTTCGCAAAGTATGTCTATGAACGCGCCATGATTCATGAGACAAACTTTACCATTGAAACGCTGGCGGGACCCAATCATGTCGAATTGAAGGTTGAGGCAGGCAAGGTGATTTCCGTTCGGTCGAATATGGGAACGCCCAAATTTGAACGGGACCAAATACCCATGCTCGGCGCGCCGGGGAAGGTACTCAAAGAAAGTTTACGTCTTGATGACGGTCAGGAATTTTTGGTTACGTGCGCGAATATCGGCAACCCGCACGCTGTTGTATTTGTTGAAGATGCAACCAAAATACCGCTCGCAGAATGGGGTCCTAAAATCGAGAACCATCCCGCCTTTCCCGAACGCACCAATGTTGAATTTGTTTCCATTGTAGACCGAAAAAATATTGTCATGCGTATTTGGGAGCGGGGGAGTGGTATTACCATGGCAAGCGGAAGCGGCTCCTGTGGCTCCGCCCTTGCCTCTATGATTACCGACCAAACAGATCGCAGTATCGCCGTACACCTCACTTTTGGCGCACTTACTGTAACCTGGGCAGAGGATAATAACGTTTATCAAGAGGGCCCCGCCACAGAGGTCTATAGTGGATTGTGGCCCGAGTAA
- the coaD gene encoding pantetheine-phosphate adenylyltransferase, which translates to MTENRVALYAGSFDPPTLGHLDLIQRASNIFDRVIVGVACNEQKNALFTVEERVDMLKLMTQTIVGVEINTFEGLTVEYAKERGAIALIRGLRVVSDFEFELSLAINNQKLNPKIDTVCLMPSEPYLFLSSRQVKEIASFGGRVSHYVTKDVEKRLYDKLTQKDRC; encoded by the coding sequence ATGACTGAAAACCGTGTAGCCCTTTATGCAGGCAGTTTTGATCCGCCCACTTTAGGCCATCTGGATCTGATTCAACGTGCTTCCAATATCTTTGACCGCGTTATTGTTGGGGTCGCCTGTAATGAACAAAAAAATGCGTTATTCACCGTTGAAGAGCGTGTGGACATGTTAAAGCTCATGACTCAGACGATTGTAGGCGTGGAAATCAACACCTTCGAAGGCTTAACCGTAGAATATGCCAAAGAACGGGGCGCCATTGCGCTCATTCGCGGATTACGGGTGGTCTCCGATTTTGAATTTGAATTATCCCTCGCCATCAACAACCAAAAGCTCAACCCGAAGATCGATACGGTCTGCCTGATGCCCAGCGAGCCCTATCTGTTTCTGAGTTCGCGGCAGGTTAAAGAGATTGCTTCCTTCGGCGGTCGTGTCAGCCATTATGTAACCAAAGATGTTGAAAAACGGCTCTACGACAAATTGACTCAAAAAGACAGATGCTAG
- the larB gene encoding nickel pincer cofactor biosynthesis protein LarB, translating into MDLERLSHLLESVAAGLVDTESALQQLRDLPFEDLEFAKIDYHRSLRKGYPETIFCAGKTPEQVAIIAERMVAHNSRVLGTRCSPEMFSVVKEAVPEALYHEAARAFTCGEELIPASQNYVAVICAGTSDIPVAEEAVLTCQVMGVRAERIYDVGVAGIHRLFEQRTKISEAVVAIVCAGMEGALPSVVAGLTPTLVIAVPTSVGYGASFNGIAALLGMLNSCATGLTVVNIDNGFGAAVAACTIVKRMETMGNKGTS; encoded by the coding sequence ATGGATTTAGAACGGTTATCCCATTTATTAGAATCAGTTGCCGCCGGGTTGGTGGACACGGAAAGCGCCTTACAGCAGCTCCGTGACCTTCCTTTCGAAGACCTTGAGTTTGCCAAAATTGACTATCATCGAAGCCTGCGCAAGGGATATCCTGAAACGATTTTTTGCGCAGGAAAAACGCCGGAGCAAGTGGCTATAATCGCGGAGCGCATGGTTGCCCATAACAGTCGCGTCTTGGGAACACGCTGTTCTCCGGAAATGTTTAGTGTAGTCAAAGAAGCCGTACCGGAAGCCCTGTATCATGAGGCAGCACGCGCCTTTACCTGTGGCGAAGAGCTAATCCCCGCATCCCAAAATTATGTGGCCGTAATCTGCGCCGGCACCAGCGACATCCCTGTCGCTGAAGAGGCGGTACTCACATGCCAAGTCATGGGTGTAAGGGCAGAACGTATTTATGACGTAGGCGTCGCCGGAATCCATCGGCTCTTCGAACAGCGCACAAAGATTTCTGAAGCGGTCGTCGCCATTGTGTGTGCAGGCATGGAAGGCGCCTTGCCGAGTGTGGTCGCAGGATTGACCCCGACGCTGGTTATCGCTGTTCCCACGAGCGTGGGCTATGGCGCCAGTTTTAACGGTATTGCGGCGCTTCTCGGCATGTTGAATTCTTGCGCAACGGGACTGACCGTCGTGAATATTGATAATGGATTTGGCGCGGCTGTTGCCGCATGCACAATAGTGAAACGAATGGAAACTATGGGAAATAAAGGGACGTCATGA
- the larC gene encoding nickel pincer cofactor biosynthesis protein LarC: MKKDLYLDCFCGISGDMTVGALIDAGADPTYLLDVVASMNLSDASFDVDKVNKKGITATHFKVQVDPNAPQPHRHLSHIIKIIEETNLDDQAKAKAIATFERIGAAEASVHGIPVEKVHFHEVGAIDSIMDIVLANAALSNLNVGRVICSPLTVGSGTVKCDHGIMPVPAPATALLLSGIPWSAGDVAFELATPTGVALAKEWSESFGPAPEMTTDVVGYGAGTRDLSDRANVLRVFLGNFKPALPAMESITLLETNIDDMNPELLAQIPALLLEANAKDVFITPVLGKKGRLSHLMTVLTDEAHAASLARLLFENTSTLGIRTRQEQRWALTRKRTHVVTPWGSVPIKIGQLDGEDTSVSPEFEVCRNLAQSNKISVKTVYESALLAALKKEYRDD; encoded by the coding sequence ATGAAAAAGGATTTATATCTAGATTGTTTTTGCGGTATCAGCGGCGATATGACCGTTGGCGCGCTCATTGATGCGGGCGCTGATCCCACTTATTTGCTAGATGTTGTCGCATCCATGAATTTAAGCGATGCCTCTTTCGATGTGGATAAAGTCAACAAAAAAGGAATCACGGCAACCCATTTTAAAGTACAGGTGGACCCGAACGCGCCGCAGCCTCATCGCCATCTCTCCCACATTATTAAGATCATTGAAGAGACGAACCTTGATGATCAGGCAAAGGCGAAAGCCATCGCCACCTTTGAACGCATCGGCGCGGCAGAAGCCTCCGTTCACGGGATACCTGTGGAAAAAGTTCATTTTCATGAAGTCGGCGCTATCGATTCCATTATGGATATCGTGCTTGCCAATGCCGCCCTTTCCAATCTGAATGTTGGCCGCGTCATTTGCTCGCCCCTCACCGTCGGCAGCGGCACCGTAAAATGTGACCACGGTATTATGCCTGTTCCTGCCCCTGCCACTGCCTTGCTTCTTTCCGGCATCCCGTGGTCAGCGGGAGATGTTGCCTTTGAGCTCGCCACACCGACAGGCGTCGCGTTGGCAAAGGAATGGTCGGAATCTTTTGGTCCTGCTCCTGAAATGACTACGGATGTGGTGGGTTATGGAGCCGGCACACGGGACCTGTCCGATCGTGCTAATGTTCTGCGTGTTTTTCTCGGAAACTTTAAGCCCGCATTGCCGGCGATGGAGTCCATTACCCTATTAGAGACGAACATTGATGATATGAATCCTGAATTATTGGCGCAGATTCCTGCTTTGCTCTTAGAGGCAAACGCAAAGGATGTATTTATTACACCTGTTCTGGGAAAAAAAGGACGGCTGAGTCATCTCATGACCGTATTGACCGATGAAGCCCATGCGGCTTCTTTAGCGCGCCTTCTCTTCGAAAATACCTCTACTTTGGGCATAAGAACGCGTCAAGAACAACGCTGGGCGTTGACGAGAAAACGCACGCACGTCGTCACCCCTTGGGGCAGTGTTCCCATCAAAATAGGCCAGCTTGACGGCGAAGACACTTCGGTTTCACCTGAGTTCGAGGTGTGCCGCAACCTTGCCCAATCCAATAAAATATCCGTCAAGACCGTCTATGAATCAGCACTGCTGGCAGCATTGAAGAAGGAGTATAGGGATGACTGA